The following proteins are co-located in the Pseudomonas antarctica genome:
- a CDS encoding DMT family transporter: MNLILLLVLVIAAGAVLSVQAAINGRLGQTVGVLRSSLLTFAVGALSTALLIFFFEPAQAVSLLDVPKWQLTGALFGVVYMMVMVGAVPIVGTAVATVAVIVGQLGMGMLIDNFGWLGNPAIELSGSRIVAMLCLALALVFMYRSNTRQAD; this comes from the coding sequence ATGAATCTGATTCTGTTATTGGTACTGGTGATTGCCGCCGGTGCGGTGTTGAGTGTGCAGGCGGCGATCAATGGTCGCCTGGGCCAGACGGTGGGTGTGTTGCGTAGCAGCTTGCTGACTTTTGCAGTCGGAGCACTCAGCACCGCGTTGTTGATTTTTTTCTTCGAGCCCGCGCAGGCTGTCAGCCTGCTGGATGTGCCGAAGTGGCAACTGACCGGCGCGCTGTTCGGCGTCGTGTACATGATGGTGATGGTCGGCGCGGTGCCCATCGTTGGCACGGCAGTGGCAACGGTGGCGGTGATCGTCGGGCAATTGGGCATGGGCATGCTGATCGACAACTTCGGCTGGCTCGGTAACCCGGCCATCGAACTGTCGGGCAGTCGCATCGTGGCGATGCTCTGTCTGGCCCTGGCGCTGGTGTTCATGTACCGCAGCAATACCCGTCAGGCCGATTAA